From the Hallerella porci genome, one window contains:
- a CDS encoding DUF975 family protein — translation MQKLNPRKIKETACDKLAEAWGFGALACIVYWVVSMIACIPQGSAPPNSRLQLLLTFIYLCLTPVLQFGFIACFYEIARSRKKLLKLLFVGFSNGFSYFFKVFLTTFLVGIFTTLWTCLLIIPGIIKWFSYAMTPFVLMDHPEYSPLQAICESQKWMAGHRMELFKLMLHFWPWILLGFFTLGIAYLWVAPYMITAIAEFYLQLKEIQKVSANAKSVNSEN, via the coding sequence ATGCAAAAATTAAATCCGAGAAAAATTAAAGAAACGGCTTGCGATAAACTAGCAGAAGCGTGGGGCTTTGGCGCGCTCGCTTGTATTGTGTATTGGGTTGTTTCGATGATCGCTTGCATTCCACAAGGAAGTGCTCCGCCGAATTCTCGCTTACAGCTTTTATTGACTTTTATTTATCTGTGCCTGACTCCGGTTTTGCAATTTGGATTTATCGCTTGTTTTTATGAAATTGCCCGCAGCCGCAAAAAATTGTTGAAGTTACTTTTTGTTGGATTTAGCAACGGCTTTTCTTATTTTTTCAAAGTCTTTTTGACGACGTTTCTCGTGGGAATTTTTACGACGCTGTGGACTTGCCTTCTCATTATTCCAGGAATTATCAAATGGTTTTCGTATGCGATGACGCCGTTTGTTTTAATGGATCATCCGGAATATTCACCGCTTCAAGCGATTTGTGAAAGTCAAAAATGGATGGCGGGACACCGCATGGAATTATTTAAATTGATGTTGCATTTTTGGCCGTGGATTCTTTTGGGATTTTTCACATTGGGAATCGCTTATCTTTGGGTCGCGCCTTATATGATTACTGCGATTGCAGAATTTTATTTGCAGCTGAAAGAAATTCAAAAAGTTTCGGCAAATGC
- a CDS encoding chloride channel protein encodes MQAKVREFFKKWFSLPALTGIAILLGAFVGALMALFGRVLLAAGDLRSTYPLYFIPALALVGAGIVFAYRKWGKDSSRGMSLVFAVGQGKESKIPLQLIPLVMIGTWATHLFGGSAGREGVAVQIGGTVGNFISRKLPIEGASHILLVAGMAAGFSGLFQIPFAATAFALEVLVIGYLDFKSLLPTAAAAFTACKVSNLLGLEKFSVDLNELLQTHFGTSVNAMLFHDGLDISLILKIAGLGILFGIVGGCFAKVLQLSKDFFAKKFPDSMRRILMMGIVLSALFLLLWQGRYSGLGTNLIDIAFAENGVASGIQNYDWILKFLLTILTLSAGFLGGEVTPLFSIGSTFGVVAAAAFGIPIPLAASLGYAAVFGSATKTLLAPILIGCEVFGFDALPAFFIACVMARVCNGGQSVYNQRKIILN; translated from the coding sequence ATGCAAGCAAAAGTCCGCGAATTTTTTAAAAAGTGGTTTTCGCTTCCGGCGCTCACAGGAATTGCGATTTTGCTCGGCGCTTTTGTGGGCGCATTGATGGCGCTCTTTGGACGCGTCCTTTTGGCTGCGGGCGATTTGCGTTCTACTTATCCGCTTTATTTTATTCCGGCGCTCGCTCTTGTCGGGGCGGGAATTGTCTTCGCTTATCGAAAATGGGGAAAGGATTCTTCACGCGGAATGAGTTTGGTTTTTGCAGTTGGACAAGGAAAGGAATCAAAAATTCCTTTGCAACTCATTCCTTTGGTGATGATTGGAACATGGGCGACTCATCTCTTTGGCGGAAGCGCTGGGCGCGAAGGAGTTGCTGTTCAAATCGGCGGAACCGTGGGAAATTTCATCAGCCGAAAATTACCGATTGAAGGTGCATCGCATATTTTACTTGTCGCAGGAATGGCCGCAGGCTTTTCGGGATTATTTCAAATTCCTTTTGCCGCGACGGCATTTGCGCTCGAAGTTTTAGTCATCGGTTATCTCGATTTCAAATCGCTTCTCCCGACTGCTGCGGCAGCGTTTACCGCATGCAAAGTTTCAAATCTTCTCGGGCTCGAAAAATTTTCCGTCGATTTAAATGAATTATTGCAAACGCATTTTGGAACCAGCGTAAACGCGATGCTTTTTCACGATGGACTTGACATTTCATTGATTTTAAAAATCGCGGGACTTGGCATTTTATTTGGCATTGTCGGTGGTTGCTTCGCCAAAGTGCTGCAACTTTCAAAAGATTTTTTTGCAAAAAAATTTCCGGATTCAATGCGCCGCATTTTGATGATGGGAATTGTTCTTAGCGCACTTTTCCTTTTGCTTTGGCAAGGGCGTTATTCTGGACTTGGCACGAATTTAATCGACATCGCTTTTGCAGAAAATGGCGTGGCTTCGGGCATTCAAAATTACGATTGGATTCTCAAATTTTTGCTAACGATTCTCACTCTTTCTGCGGGATTTTTAGGCGGCGAAGTGACTCCGCTTTTTAGCATTGGCTCAACTTTTGGAGTCGTCGCTGCGGCTGCATTTGGAATTCCGATTCCGCTCGCTGCATCGCTTGGATACGCTGCAGTTTTTGGCAGTGCAACGAAAACTCTTCTCGCTCCGATTTTAATCGGCTGCGAAGTTTTTGGCTTTGATGCACTTCCGGCATTTTTCATCGCTTGTGTAATGGCTCGCGTTTGTAACGGCGGACAGTCCGTTTATAACCAACGAAAAATTATTTTAAATTAA
- a CDS encoding low molecular weight protein-tyrosine-phosphatase encodes MIRILFVCHGNICRSPMAEFVMKNLVKTEKLPQNFSAEDFKIASAATSTEEIGNAVYPPAKRMLALHGIDCSGKTARQMTAKDYADYDYIIVMDKNNLRNLRWILPQTIYEREMQSEGKGKISLLLRWAGENRDVADPWYTGDFQATWDDVEEGCRALLHAITKNYTLK; translated from the coding sequence ATGATTCGCATTTTATTCGTTTGTCATGGCAATATTTGTCGCAGTCCGATGGCGGAATTTGTGATGAAAAATTTGGTGAAAACAGAAAAGCTTCCGCAAAATTTTTCAGCAGAGGATTTTAAAATCGCTTCGGCGGCGACGAGTACCGAAGAAATTGGAAATGCGGTTTATCCGCCCGCCAAAAGAATGCTTGCTTTGCACGGCATTGATTGCAGCGGAAAAACAGCGCGGCAAATGACTGCGAAAGATTATGCGGATTACGATTACATTATCGTCATGGATAAAAATAATCTGCGAAATTTACGTTGGATTTTACCGCAAACAATTTACGAACGCGAAATGCAAAGTGAAGGCAAAGGAAAAATTTCTTTGCTTTTGCGATGGGCGGGGGAAAATCGCGATGTCGCAGATCCTTGGTACACGGGCGATTTTCAAGCGACATGGGACGATGTTGAAGAAGGTTGCCGCGCACTTCTTCATGCGATTACAAAAAATTACACATTAAAATGA
- a CDS encoding DNA-methyltransferase: MTVEEGKIYLDRCVRLFEKAKLENILDKTIVGDTFQNLTLLPENFVDLLIVDPPYNLAKNYHGNQFKKTSDELYEEYTESWIQRVKPLLKENATIYVCCDWKSSLPIEKVLKSHFHIQNRITWQREKGRGALSNWKNGMEDIWFATNSADYTFHVDAVKIRRKVVAPYKVDGAPKDWEETEDGNFRNTYPSNFWDDISIPYWSMPENTAHPTQKPEKLLAKLILASSNPGDVILDPFLGSGSTSVTAKKLGRHYVGIEQNEQYCCWTEKRLEMAEKDVTIQGYADGVFWERNTTALQQRAQKK; the protein is encoded by the coding sequence ATGACGGTAGAAGAAGGAAAAATTTATTTGGACCGTTGTGTTCGTTTGTTTGAAAAAGCAAAACTTGAAAACATTCTAGATAAAACAATTGTCGGCGATACCTTTCAAAATTTGACGCTTCTTCCCGAAAATTTTGTGGACTTATTGATTGTGGATCCGCCGTATAATTTGGCGAAAAATTATCACGGCAATCAATTCAAGAAAACTTCGGATGAACTCTACGAAGAATATACGGAAAGTTGGATTCAACGGGTGAAGCCCCTTTTAAAAGAAAACGCTACGATTTATGTTTGCTGCGATTGGAAATCGAGCCTTCCGATTGAGAAAGTTTTGAAGTCGCATTTTCATATTCAAAATCGCATTACGTGGCAACGTGAAAAAGGTCGCGGCGCCCTTTCAAATTGGAAAAATGGAATGGAAGATATTTGGTTTGCAACCAATTCTGCGGATTATACATTTCATGTCGATGCGGTAAAAATTCGAAGAAAAGTCGTGGCGCCGTATAAAGTAGATGGCGCGCCGAAAGATTGGGAAGAAACCGAAGACGGAAATTTTCGCAATACTTATCCGTCGAATTTTTGGGACGATATTTCCATTCCGTATTGGTCAATGCCCGAAAACACAGCGCATCCGACGCAAAAGCCCGAGAAGCTTCTCGCCAAATTGATTCTCGCAAGTTCAAATCCCGGCGATGTTATTTTGGATCCTTTTTTAGGTTCGGGTTCCACTTCGGTAACGGCAAAAAAATTGGGCAGACATTATGTCGGCATCGAGCAAAATGAACAGTATTGTTGCTGGACAGAAAAACGCCTTGAAATGGCAGAAAAGGATGTGACGATTCAAGGCTACGCTGACGGTGTATTTTGGGAACGCAATACGACAGCACTTCAGCAAAGGGCGCAGAAAAAATGA
- a CDS encoding ABC transporter ATP-binding protein, protein MNEPILSVENVSVAFGVSPPKQVTFDVSFEIFPGEFFALVGESGSGKSVTSMSLLGLLPRPSAKVISGSAKFHGMDLLKMSTKELQQIRGKKIAVIFQEPMQALDPVRTIKSQLLEAIPKIPPKEALEKIRSFLKSAGFADPERVLNGYPCEMSGGMLQRICIVMALIPEPELIIADEPTTALDVTVQAAVLAVLKRMAQESKTAVLLITHNMGLVAQYTERVAVMHLGRIVETGKSRDVILQPQEAYTQKLIAAIPR, encoded by the coding sequence ATGAATGAGCCGATTCTTTCCGTTGAAAATGTTTCTGTTGCATTCGGCGTTTCGCCACCGAAGCAAGTGACTTTTGATGTTTCGTTTGAAATTTTTCCGGGCGAATTTTTTGCGCTCGTGGGAGAATCGGGCAGCGGAAAAAGCGTCACCTCGATGAGTCTTCTCGGGCTATTGCCGCGGCCTTCTGCAAAAGTCATTTCGGGTTCTGCAAAATTTCACGGAATGGATTTGCTCAAAATGTCTACAAAAGAATTGCAGCAAATTCGCGGAAAAAAAATCGCGGTCATTTTTCAAGAACCGATGCAAGCGCTCGATCCGGTGCGGACGATAAAAAGTCAACTGCTCGAAGCGATTCCGAAAATTCCCCCAAAAGAAGCGCTCGAAAAAATTCGAAGTTTTTTAAAGTCAGCGGGATTTGCCGATCCGGAACGCGTCTTAAACGGTTATCCGTGCGAAATGAGCGGCGGCATGTTGCAACGCATTTGCATTGTGATGGCGCTTATTCCAGAACCAGAACTCATTATCGCTGACGAACCGACGACGGCTTTAGATGTAACGGTGCAAGCGGCTGTTCTTGCAGTGCTCAAGAGAATGGCGCAAGAATCAAAAACGGCAGTGCTTTTGATTACGCATAACATGGGACTTGTTGCGCAATATACGGAACGCGTCGCCGTAATGCATTTGGGTCGTATCGTCGAAACGGGAAAAAGTCGCGATGTCATTTTGCAGCCGCAAGAAGCTTATACGCAAAAACTCATCGCCGCCATTCCGCGGTAA